CCGTGCAGGCCAATGAAAGTGATCCGACCAACTGGCAGAGCCAATATGATTTTGATTGCGATGGTATTTCGGATCATCTGGTAGCCGGAAGAAAAGATAATTGTATGAATATTTTGAAACCCGACGGGACACAATACACACAAGCTACGCGCGCGGCGGCTCCTGCTTGCAGTTCTTTTTCCAATCTGGATTTCAAATCTTATAATCCCGCGCAGACGGATACGGATGGCGATCATATCGGAGACGTTTGTGAAACAGATGCGGATGGGGACAATGCGAATGACGGCGTGGATAATTGCCCACTCGTGGCCAACCCCGATCAACGAGACAGCGACGGCGATGGTCAAGGAGACGCCTGTCAGCAAATGCCAAACCCGCCCGCGAATGCAACACCGGCTGATGCCGATGGAGACGGCACTTCCACATTGCGAGATAATTGCCCTTTCACTTATAATCCCGATCAAAAAGACACCGATCAGGATGGTGTTGGAGATGCCTGCGATCCAGACATTGATAACGACGGCCTTACCAACGCGGAAGAAGTTGAAGCCGGCACCCTTTCCGATAATCCCGATACCGATGGAGACGGAATTTGTGATGGCACGGGCATGGGCTTTAATGGTCTTTGTATCCGCCCCAGAGATAATTGTCCTCTGGTTACCAATCGTGATCAAAAAGATCAGGACGAAGATGGAATTGGAGATGCCTGTGATGCGGCCCCCACTGTTTATTTGGGAGATACCGATTCAGATGGCGATGGTTTCAGAGATAACTTTGATAATTGTCCATTAACCAAAAATCCCTCCCAGAATGACAACGATCATGATGGTCTCGGAGATCCGTGTGATTCCGATGATGATAACGATGGATTGGATGATGCTACTGAAAGCGGTATCTTTGATCTGCATTTGAAAGACGATCCGGCGCACCAAAACCGCCTATTTGCCGATGTGGATGGCAATGGCTCTGTGGATTGGGTTGATGTGTGTATGAATTCTGCCAATCTGTCGGGAGGACCGGATATGGACGGCGATGGCATAGGAGATGCCTGCGATCTGGATGATGACAACGATGATGGACATGAAACGGTGGATACCTGTCAGGATTATCTTATTGCACAACGTGGTGTTCAAATTGTAGCTGTTGGGGCCAGCGTTGGCAGAGCAACGCGCACTTGTGATTATGACGAGAGTGCGCAATTAGGATTGGCGCCATGGGACCCGGACAGCGATCATAAAGAGGGCGATATTTTTCAAAAGGCTGATGGTTTTTGCGATGGAGCAGGGAATGGTTATGGTTCCGTAGGCGGACCCAACAGCTGTACACCGAGTGATGTTTGTCCTTTATTCTATAATCCGACACAACAGGGATGTGCACCACCGGATCTACCTAGACCGGGCGGGTCCGACACACAACAAGACGGTGGAGGTGGCGGCGGAGGTGGCGGTGGAGGTGGTGGAGGAGGTGGGCCTCCAGGAACAGAGCCAGTTCACATCCAAGGTGGCTGTCAGTTGGTCCAAAACGGAGCATCGGATATTCTTGGAGATATTTTCCTTCTGATCCTTGGTTTTTGCCTCCTTCTTTTTTCGCGTCGTTCTCGTGTAAGTTGTTGATACCTCTTCCCGAAAATGGTAATGTGTCCCTGTGCAACAGAGTATCGACCAATTTTACAGTCATCTTCAAGCCGAAAAACACGCCTCTCCCCACACACTTAAAAACTATTTGGGCGATTTGAAACAGTTCTCTCAATTTCTTCAAAAACGTTTTCCCGAAGCCGTCCAAGACGGTCCCGATGGACTCCAAAAAATCGACACGAACATTTTGAGGGCTTTTTTAAATGATCTTTTTCAGAATCATACCGCCACATCGGTTGCCCGTAAGCTGTCCACATTGAAAAGTTTTTTTGATTATGCCCTTCGCCAAAAATGGATCGCCATGAACATGGCGAAGACAATTCAGGCCCCAAAAATTCCTAAAAAAATTCCGCGTTTTTTAACTGTCGACGAAGTCTTTCTCCTTTTGGCGGCTCCAAAGGGGGTTTCCATTTTGGAATTGCGCGATAAGGCGATTTTGGAACTTTTCTACGCCTCCGGTTTGCGTTTGAGCGAACTGGTTGCATTGAATACAACCAGTCTTGATTTGGAACAGGGACTCGTTCGCGTTTTGGGAAAAGGAAATAAAGAGCGCATGCTTCCGATGGGAAAACAAGCCATATTAAGTCTCAAAAATTATTTGGAAAAAAGAGAATTAGTCCTTCACGGCAAAACAGACAGCGGTGCTCTCTTTTTAAATAAATCGGGGGCAAGACTTTCTGCAAGAGCGGTGGAAAGACTTTTGGAGAAATATCTGAAACTGACGGGAATTCAAAAAAAGGTAACGCCTCACGTCTTGCGCCACACTTTCGCAACTCATCTTCTAAATGCCGGCGCCGATATGCGCGGCATTCAGGAATTGCTTGGTCACGCGAGTCTCTCCACCACCCAGCGCTACACACATGTAGAACTGGACAAACTCATGGAAGTGTACGATAAATCCCACCCGAAAGCCTGAAATACGGACCATGGACAATGGACTATGGACCATGGACACTGGACCTTATGACCAGACACTTTTTGTCTCTTTTTGATTTTGATTGCGGCGAAATAGAGACACTTCTTCAAAGAGCCATCACACTAAAAGCAGAATGCAAGTCCGGAGTTTTTCACAAACCGCTTGCCAATAAAACATTGGGACTTCTTTTTGAAAAAACTTCCACACGGACTTATGTTTCTTTCGATATCGCGATGTTTCAACTCGGTGGTCACACCGTTTCTTTGACTCAGGGACATTCCCAGTTGAGTCGCGGCGAAACGGTGGAAGACACCGCGCGTGTTTTGTCCCGTTATGTTCAGGGAATTGTGATGCGCACTTATGAACATAAACGTCTTCAAAATTTTGCCGAATGCTCTCGCATTCCCGTTATCAATGGATTGACGGATTTGCTTCACCCGTGTCAGGTTTTGGCCGATTTGATGACCCTCGTGGAAAATAAAAAAACGCTTCAAAATCTCAAGGTGGGTTGGTTTGGTGACGGCAATAATATGGCCAACACATGGATAGAAGCCGCGATGATTCTGGGTTTTTCGCTGACTCTTGCCTGTCCCAAAGGGTATGATCCGGATGGTTTCTTGATGGAGAAAGCCACGTCTGGACAGTATAAAAATATCCGGCTAACAAGAGACCCCTTTGAGGCGGCGTTTGAAGCCGATGCGATCAATACCGATACATGGATTAGTATGGGGCAGGAGGGAAAACAGGAAATTCAAAAAAAACAAAAAATGAAACCGTATCAGGTCAATGAAAATTTGCTGAAGAGTGCCAAAAAAGATTGCATCGTATTGCATTGCCTTCCGGCCCATCGCGGAGAAGAAATTACAGATGACGTGATGGACGGACCAAAATCGAAAGTCTGGGATGAAGCGGAAAACAGACTTCATGTTCAAAAAGCTATATTGGAAAAATTATTGGGCACTTCGCTATGAAACAAAATCTCGTTGTCATCGGTTTGCAGTGGGGAGATGAGGGAAAAGGAAAGATCATTGATCTTTTAACCCCTCAGGTGGACGGAGTCGTTCGCTGTCAGGGAGGAAACAACGCGGGTCACACCATCGTCATTCAAGACCAGAAAAGAGTTTTGCATCTCATTCCCTCTGGTGTGCTCCACCAAAAATGTCTTTGCATTGTGGGCGAGGGCGTTGTCATTGACCCTTGTGTTTTGATCGACGAAATTGAAGGAATCAAAGCCGCCGGTTACCTGAAAAATCCCGAACAACTGAACATCAGCGAAAACGCGCATGTGATTTTTCCGTATCATGTGCGTATCGATCAAGTGCGTGAAGAGAAAAAAGGAGCGAAAGCCATTGGTACAACGGGCCGCGGTATTGGTCCCTGCTACGAAGACAAAGTCGCAAGGCGCGGCATTCGGATGGGCGATCTTATCGACCCTGAGATATTGGAGTCCTGTCTGGAAGATGTGCTCCCAGAAAAAAATGCCTATCTTGAGAAGGTGCTTGATTCAAAAAGTTTCACAAAAGCGGAAATTTTTGAGAGTTACGAAACTTATGGGAATTATCTCAAACACTATGTGAAAAACACCAACAGTCTTTTGCAACAAAAGTTGGGAGAGGGACGCTCTTTTCTTTTTGAAGGGGCGCAAGGAGTTGGTTTGGATATCGATCACGGGACTTATCCTTTTGTCACTTCTTCCAATACGGTGGCTTCCGGTTTGGCCACGGGTGCGGGTGTTCCGCCAAAGCTTGTCAATACGGTGCTTGGCGTGGTTAAGGCCTATACAACGCGTGTGGGTTACGGTCCTTTCCCAACAGAATTGCATGACGAAGTGGGTGAGCATTTGCAAACGCGGGGACATGAATTTGGTGCCACCACCGGAAGAAAACGCCGTTGCGGATGGCTCGATCTGGTTTGGTTGAAATATGTGGTGTGGTTGAATGGAGTGGATTCACTGGCCCTCACCAAGCTGGATGTTTTGTCGAATCTGGATCGCATTAAAATAGCGGTGAGTTACAAGTTAAATGGAACGGAGATCAAAGCACCACCAACACGTTTGAACGATTGGGAAAATCTGGTGCCGGTCTATGAGGAATTTGAAGGTTGGAAAGAAAATTTGGAACACATGACGCATTTGGAAGGCTTGCCAAAGGCATGTCAGAAATTTTTGAAAAAAATTGAAACGTTTATCGGTGTTCCCATTTCTCTTATTTCGCTGGGAGCAGAACGAAGCGCCAATATCATTTTGAAAAAAATTCTGGAGGGATGATGGGAATCTCCGAAAGAAAAGGTCGCGAAAAAAAACAACGCAAAGAACAGATTCTGGAAGCGGCCCGAAATCTTTTTCAGGAACGGGGTTTTTTGAATGTGACCATGGGGGATATTGCCGAAACTGCGGAACTCTCCATCGGTACTCTTTATCTTTATTTCAAAAACAAAGATGACATTTACGGGGGACTTGCCTGTCTGGGTTCCCAAAAGTTTGATACTCTGCTGGACGAAGCCTTGCACCGAAAGAAGAAATTATCCCACAAAGACCTCGTCTCCTTCATCCAAAAATTCATGTTGGTTTATGCCGATTACGGTTGTTACTTCGACATTCTCATGTTCAATTTTAAGGGAAAAGGAAACATCAATTTGTCGGATGGATACGCCAGCACACTTCGGGAAATTACCCAGTCTTCCATGGCCAAGTCGGTTGCCTATTTTTCCGCACAACTCAAGAAAGACCGAAAAGACAAAACGGAAGTGGCCCGCGCGGCAACGCTTGTTATTTGGGCACTGCTTTTGGGACTCACACAAATTCTGAATGTGGGTCGCACCGAAATTTTGAATGAAGAAGATGTCCAACGCATTATCAACAAAGCCGCCCATCTTTTGAAGAATGTTCCTCCTGAACTGAGTTTAAGTTCCTGAACATCGTTCATAAAAAAAACAAAATTCATTAACGATTTCAACTTGATGCGAGGTGGTATAGACGTGTACAAGTACCCACATGGATATATTTCAAAAGTGTTTTGATTTTCAGGATGCCAAATTTGTGAAAGCCTCGGGCCTTTATCCCTTCTTCCGACCCATTGAAAATTCTTCCGGGTCAACGGTTTTTTATGACGGCAAACCCGTCGTCATGATCGGTTCCAATAATTATCTGGGACTCACCCATGACCCGCGCGTGCAGAAAAAAGCTCAAGAGGCCATTGATCGTTTTGGGACCGGTTGTACCGGTTCCCGTTTTTTAAATGGGAATACCGTGTTGCACGATCTTCTCGAAGAAAAATTAATAAAATTGGTTGGCAAAGAAGCGGGACTCGTTTTCACCACGGGTTTTCTGACAAACCTCGGGACCGTTGCCTGTCTTGTGGGTCCCGATGATTTTATTTTGTCCGATGCTGAAAATCACGCCTCCATTATTGAAGGATGCCGGTTGAGCAAAGCGACTGTTGTTACCTATCGCCATAACGACATGCTCGATTTGCGCGCAAAACTAAAAACCATTCCCGCGGATAAAGGTCGTCTGATTGTTACCGATGGTGTTTTTTCCATGACAGGAGAAATTGTGGATCTTCCGGGTTTGGTGGAAGTCAAAAAAGATTTTCCCGATGTCCGACTTTTTCTTGATGACGCCCACGGTTTGGGTGTTCTGGGGCCTAAAGGGGAGGGGACAGCAAACTATTTTGGTTTGACCGATGAGGTTGATCTCATCATGGGAACTTTTTCAAAATCGTTTGCCTCGATCGGCGGTTTTCTGGCCGGCAATCCCGATGTCATTGATTATGTCCGTCACAAAGCCCGCTCTTTCATGTTTTCCGCGGCAATGCCGCCTTCTGCAGTGGCGACGGTTCTAGCCTGTCTTGAAATTCTGGAAAAAGAACCGCAAAGACTGGAAGGCCTGAAAAAAAATATTCAATATATTTTGAAGGGTTTTGAAGAAATTGGACTGGCTTTTATTCCTTCGCAAACTCCCATCATTTCTGTTTTTGTCGGTGATGAAGGAAAGGCTTTCAAACTGGTGCAGGATCTTTTCCAAAGCGGTGTTTTTGCCACACCGGTTGTCTTTCCCGCGGTTCCCTTTGGTCAGGCTATCATCCGCACTTCCTATATGGCCACGCACACAAAAGAGGAACTCGATTTGGTTTTGGAGACCTTTGCCAAACTGGGACCCCGATATGGCATCCTCAAAGACCAAATTGAAATCCCAAAAGAATTGACTCATCAGGGAGAAACCTATAGCTTCGCCGCCCTGAACACATGAGTTCCATCCAGATCAAACGCGTAGACAACAAAAAAGATCTGAAAACCTTCATCCGGTTTCCGCACAGCATTTACCGGAATGATCCGCATTGGGTGTCTCCGCTGGAATTTGAACGCCATCAATTTTTTGATCGCAAAAAAAATCCGTTTTTTCGTCACGGAGAAGCCCAACTTTTTTTGGCTTTGAAAAATGAAGAAGTGGTTGGACGTATTTCGGCCCAACTGCATCCATCTCACTTGGAACGCCACAAAGACGAGAGCGGTTTTTTTGGTTTTTTCGAATCGATTAACGACAAGGAAACAGCAGAAGCTTTGGTGAATGCGGCTGAAGAGTGGCTGGGCGCGCGCGGTTTGAAAAAAATCCGGGGGCCTTTTAATTTCACGATGTATGACAATGAAACCGGCATTCTCATTGATGGTTACGAGTCCCCTCCCTACATTATGATGGGGCACAATCCCCCTTATTACGTGCCTTTGCTGGAATCGGTGGGTTTCAAAAAAGCGACGGACACTTTTGCGTGGCATTATAAAATTGGTGAAATTCCCTCACCTGCGTTCCAGCTTGCAGAAGCCACGCGCCAATATCCCGGGCTCACATTTCGCTCCATTGACATGAAAAATTTTGACCGTGATCTTCACACGATGATTACGCTTTTCAATGAAGCATGGGCACAAAATTGGGGTTTTGTGCCGGCGACCGAAGAAGAGATCCACTACATTGCCAAATCCATGAAACCCATTGTCGATCCTGAAATGGCTTTTTTTGCTTTTGTGAACGATGATCCTGCGGCGTTCAGTATTTGTCTGCCCAATATTAATGAAGCGATTCATGATTTGCGCGGCAAACTTTTTCCGTTTGGCTGGGCCAAGTTGTTGTGGCGACTGAAGAGGAGATTAAAGTCGGTGCGACTTTGCCTGATGGGAATCCGGAAACCCTATCGCGGCTCCGCTTTGGGGGCATTGAGTGTTTTGATGAATGTGGAGATGCATCGTCGCGGCATCTTGCGTGGTTATAAAACGGCGGAACTCGGTTGGACTCTTGAAGACAACGAGCGGATCAACATGGGCATTGAATTTATGGGCGGAAAAAAATACAAGACGTACAGAATTTATGAGAAGGAAATATGAAAGCTTTTGTTACCGGCGCCTCCGGATTTCTGGGTTCTCATTTGGTCGATGCTCTTTTGCAAAAGGGACACGAAGTGACCTGTCTTGTGCGTCCCACCAGTGATTTACGTTGGCTCAAAAACAAAAAAATTCGATTGGTGCACGGAGATCTTCTTCCCGATAACGCGGGACTCAAAGAAGGACTGCGAAATACCGACTGGTGTTTTCATATTGCAGGACTTGTCAGTAGTGCGGACCCGAGACAATATTTTCAGGTCAACTCGGGCGGCACCCGCTTATGTCTCGATGCTTGTTTGAAAGTGGCCCCCCAGCTTCAAAGATTTGTTTTGATTTCCAGCATGGCGGCGATCGGACCTTCTGCCAACGGCTCTCTGCTTGATGAAACAAGCAGTCCGCATCCCATCAGCCTTTACGGTCAAAGCAAACTGGAAGGGGAGCGCATTGCGCTCAGTTATAAAATCCGATTGCCGCTCACTGTTTTGCGTCCTCCCGCCATTTATGGTGCGCGCGATGTGATGCTCTATCCCGTTTTCAAAATGGCCAAGAAAGGATATTTTATTTATCCGGCGGGAAAGCCCCAGTCAATCTGCATGGCCTACGTTGAAGATGTGGTGCGGGCTTGCCTGTGGGGAGCTCAATCGGAAAAAGCAAAAGGGGAGGTTTATTTTATCGCTGATGATGATCTTTATCAGTGGCAAGATGTGGCTGATACGCTGGCCCACATTTTTTATCGTAAAATTTCCAAAATTCCCGTGCCGAAAATAATTCTGTGGCCCATAGCGGCCGTCGAAGAAGCCCGCGCGAAATGTTTTCATCAATCGCCGCGCATTCACCGTGGACATGTAAAACAATTTTTTTCCTCGTGGGGAATCAGCATCGAAAAAATCAAACAGGCGGGATTTGTTCCGCGCTTCAATCTGGAAGCCGGCATGGAAGCAACCGTAGCCGGCTACCGCCAACTGGGATGGCTTTAGGGCACCTCCAAAAACCTATGAAAATCACAATTTGTCATTCCTCGCTGTGCTTCGAATTCAATTTGTTATCAAGTAGATCCTTCACGGAGTTTACCCTGAGCACGAGCAGATTCTTCGCTCCGCTCAGAATGACAATGATGGCGAAGGGTTCAGGATGACAAGCGGGGTTTTTAGAGGTGCCCTTTAGGGTCTTTCAACGGGAAGATTTGGGTCTGCGCTCCAGTCGCTCCATGAGCCTTCATATAATTTCGCGTCTTTGCCGATCATCTTGAGTGCGAAGATATTGTTGCAGGCAGTGACTCCGGAACCACAATAACAAATAATTTCTTTTGCCTGACAGGCGCCAAGCGTCTTGAATTTTTCCTTGAGTTCTTCCAAAGATTTAAATTCTTTATTGGGTTGAGTAACATTTTCCGCGAAGGGGGCATTCTTAGCACCCGGAATGTGGCCTGCCTGTTGATCAAGCGGTTCTATTATAGGGGCAGGCAAAGCCCCCTCCACCGGCAAAGCCGGCGGAGCCTCCCCCTCACGTTCGCTTTGCTCACTGGGTAGATTCCTCTCATGCAAGCCCACAGAGTACCGCGCGCTTGCGCGTTGGTGAATTTCGCCGCGGTAACGTTCCGGAGCTCTCGCATCGAGCAATAGACAATCTTTATTTTCCAGATTTCTTTGCACCTCTTCTTTGGAGACAATCCAGTCTGTGTGCGGCACTGCTTTGAAAGAACGCGGTTTGAAATGCGGCACCACTTTTGTGACCTCATTATTTTCGGCAATCCATTTCAACCAGCCGCCATTTAAAATAAAAACTTTTTCGTGGCCGAAATAACGGAGCAACCACCAAAGTCTTGCAGACCAAGCTCCGCCCATGTCGTCATAGGCAATGACGGTTGTGTCTTGATCCACTCCGGCGTTGGACATGGTTGTTGAAAAGTCGATGGCTTTGGGAAGAGGGTGACGACCCGGACCCTGTTTGCCTGAAAGATCATGATCCACATCAAGATGAATGGCGCCGGGAATATGACCTTCAAGGTAAAGTGCTTTTCCGGCAGACGGTTTTCCCAAAACATAGCGGCAATCAATGATTCGCAAATCGGGTTTGTTGAGATATTGAGCCAGCCAATGAGCATCTGTGAGCATTATGTGTCATCATTAACGCAAAAGAGGAGTCTTTTTCAAGGAACAATTCCAATATTTTTATAATTCTGATAAATAGACTTCATGGCTTTCATAGAAATTCTAAATGGTCCACAGGCGGGTGAAAAAGTGGTGATTGCCCATGAAACTTTTTTTCTTGGGCGGGACGCCAACAATCACCTTGTTTTGACCGAGAGAACCGTTTCCAGAAAGCATGCCGTCATCAACAAGGTTGATGGAGATTTCACCATCAACGATTTGAAGAGTTTAAAGGGTCTTTTGATCAATGGAGAAAAGAAGGAAGAAGCCACTCTGCAAGACGGAGACGAGATTGCCTTGGGTGGAGTGAGGCTTCGGTTTTATGCTCAGGATACAGTGCCTGAAACCGTCTCGGAACCCGTCAAAAATAGGAAGGGACTTTATTATTTTCTTTTTTTTGTTTTGTTTTGTCTGCTCGCAGGGGGAGTGTACCTGTTTTTTTCTTGGAAAAAAGAATCTCCAAAATCTGTTCAAAACCAACAAAAATCTCTCACATCAGCGCTTGATGAGTTTACGGCCAAGGAAGAAAATATCGATCAACTCATTTCCGCTCACTATTTAAAAGGCGTGGAATTGTTCAATGCAAAGCGCGATATAGAGGGGGCAAAAAAAGAATGGGAGGAGGTTTTAAGGCTTGATCCCCAACGTAAAACCCTTTTCGCGCAAAAAGCGGCTAAATTATTGGAAAAGTTGGGGAAATAATAGCAACTTTGGGGTAGGTTTATGCCGATAATATATAAGTGGGGTTGTGAATAATGAAGGAACAGCATGGCTGACGAATCTTCATCTCAAGAGAAAACCGAGGACGCGACGCCTAAGCGCCTCCGTGAAGCCCACAAAAAGGGACAAGTCCCCCGTTCCAAAGATCTGAATACCGTGGTGATTCTGGTGCTGGCGTTTGCTCTTCTGTCCTTCATGATGACTTTTTTCTACGAGGAGTTTCACAAACTCATTTTAGGTAGTATCGATTTGATCTCCCAAAAATCAATCAGTCCAGAACAGACGATCCAATTCCTGCACACCGCATTTTTTACTTTGGTAAAAACGCTTCTTCCGTATGTGCTGATTATAGGAGTGGTAGCCGCCGCGGCCGGTTTTTTTCAAACGGGCCCTGTTTTTTCCACGGAACCGCTGAAGCCTCAGGCCAAACGTCTCAACATGGTTGAGAATATCAAAAACATGTTCAAGGTAACCACGTTTGTTGAGCTCCTCAAAAATATCGCCAAAGTAACGCTTGTTCTCTACATGGCCTATGTTGTCATCAAACAAAATCTGGCACAAATTCTCATGACGACAACGACAGACCTGACCGTCTCCACACATATTGCCGGTGAAGTCCTATCGAGTTTTCTGATGCGTGTCTTTGCCCTTTTTGTCATCATCGCCATCATCGATGTGATGGTCCAGCGCTGGCAGTTTAAAAAACAACTTCGTATGTCGAAAGAAGAGGTGAAGAGGGAATACAAACAGGATGAGGGAGACCCGCTCATCAAGAGCATTCGGAAACAGTTGCATCAGGAATTGGCGATGGGAGATGTGAAAAAGCAAGTTGCCGCGTCCGATGTGGTTGTCACCAACCCGACCCACTTAGCCATCGCGATAAAATATGATGAAAAGGAAATGATGGCGCCGCAAATTATGGCAAAAGGACAACGTCTTTTTGCCGAGAAGATCCGCGAAATTGCTGAGACAGAAAATATCCCCATCATTCAAAATGTGCCGTTGGCGTGGTCTCTCATAGAACTGGAAATCGGT
The window above is part of the Deltaproteobacteria bacterium genome. Proteins encoded here:
- a CDS encoding thrombospondin type 3 repeat-containing protein, whose product is NAITKTKIENFNNGVKIDRTDIAPVYISQANFLKMRGKPIDYFSGATGSPKDVRAAFVDVSTFALTGTMAASPLAFNGMEVYTVTTTNSLTDYKYKTTLFSNDFISRDPVSTNLGENEKRFVHVFDIPGDQINPTQKIALVATRRVFIFLNTSEMSTIYDGSNPVAGDIECAKKDWFWWSYDRTTGTSVYRGWDVDYDGDGIANSCTQATCTDPKVAEDLNKDCAVQANESDPTNWQSQYDFDCDGISDHLVAGRKDNCMNILKPDGTQYTQATRAAAPACSSFSNLDFKSYNPAQTDTDGDHIGDVCETDADGDNANDGVDNCPLVANPDQRDSDGDGQGDACQQMPNPPANATPADADGDGTSTLRDNCPFTYNPDQKDTDQDGVGDACDPDIDNDGLTNAEEVEAGTLSDNPDTDGDGICDGTGMGFNGLCIRPRDNCPLVTNRDQKDQDEDGIGDACDAAPTVYLGDTDSDGDGFRDNFDNCPLTKNPSQNDNDHDGLGDPCDSDDDNDGLDDATESGIFDLHLKDDPAHQNRLFADVDGNGSVDWVDVCMNSANLSGGPDMDGDGIGDACDLDDDNDDGHETVDTCQDYLIAQRGVQIVAVGASVGRATRTCDYDESAQLGLAPWDPDSDHKEGDIFQKADGFCDGAGNGYGSVGGPNSCTPSDVCPLFYNPTQQGCAPPDLPRPGGSDTQQDGGGGGGGGGGGGGGGGPPGTEPVHIQGGCQLVQNGASDILGDIFLLILGFCLLLFSRRSRVSC
- the xerC gene encoding tyrosine recombinase XerC, which translates into the protein MQQSIDQFYSHLQAEKHASPHTLKNYLGDLKQFSQFLQKRFPEAVQDGPDGLQKIDTNILRAFLNDLFQNHTATSVARKLSTLKSFFDYALRQKWIAMNMAKTIQAPKIPKKIPRFLTVDEVFLLLAAPKGVSILELRDKAILELFYASGLRLSELVALNTTSLDLEQGLVRVLGKGNKERMLPMGKQAILSLKNYLEKRELVLHGKTDSGALFLNKSGARLSARAVERLLEKYLKLTGIQKKVTPHVLRHTFATHLLNAGADMRGIQELLGHASLSTTQRYTHVELDKLMEVYDKSHPKA
- the argF gene encoding ornithine carbamoyltransferase, encoding MTRHFLSLFDFDCGEIETLLQRAITLKAECKSGVFHKPLANKTLGLLFEKTSTRTYVSFDIAMFQLGGHTVSLTQGHSQLSRGETVEDTARVLSRYVQGIVMRTYEHKRLQNFAECSRIPVINGLTDLLHPCQVLADLMTLVENKKTLQNLKVGWFGDGNNMANTWIEAAMILGFSLTLACPKGYDPDGFLMEKATSGQYKNIRLTRDPFEAAFEADAINTDTWISMGQEGKQEIQKKQKMKPYQVNENLLKSAKKDCIVLHCLPAHRGEEITDDVMDGPKSKVWDEAENRLHVQKAILEKLLGTSL
- a CDS encoding adenylosuccinate synthase — translated: MKQNLVVIGLQWGDEGKGKIIDLLTPQVDGVVRCQGGNNAGHTIVIQDQKRVLHLIPSGVLHQKCLCIVGEGVVIDPCVLIDEIEGIKAAGYLKNPEQLNISENAHVIFPYHVRIDQVREEKKGAKAIGTTGRGIGPCYEDKVARRGIRMGDLIDPEILESCLEDVLPEKNAYLEKVLDSKSFTKAEIFESYETYGNYLKHYVKNTNSLLQQKLGEGRSFLFEGAQGVGLDIDHGTYPFVTSSNTVASGLATGAGVPPKLVNTVLGVVKAYTTRVGYGPFPTELHDEVGEHLQTRGHEFGATTGRKRRCGWLDLVWLKYVVWLNGVDSLALTKLDVLSNLDRIKIAVSYKLNGTEIKAPPTRLNDWENLVPVYEEFEGWKENLEHMTHLEGLPKACQKFLKKIETFIGVPISLISLGAERSANIILKKILEG
- a CDS encoding TetR/AcrR family transcriptional regulator; the protein is MMGISERKGREKKQRKEQILEAARNLFQERGFLNVTMGDIAETAELSIGTLYLYFKNKDDIYGGLACLGSQKFDTLLDEALHRKKKLSHKDLVSFIQKFMLVYADYGCYFDILMFNFKGKGNINLSDGYASTLREITQSSMAKSVAYFSAQLKKDRKDKTEVARAATLVIWALLLGLTQILNVGRTEILNEEDVQRIINKAAHLLKNVPPELSLSS
- a CDS encoding aminotransferase class I/II-fold pyridoxal phosphate-dependent enzyme, translated to MDIFQKCFDFQDAKFVKASGLYPFFRPIENSSGSTVFYDGKPVVMIGSNNYLGLTHDPRVQKKAQEAIDRFGTGCTGSRFLNGNTVLHDLLEEKLIKLVGKEAGLVFTTGFLTNLGTVACLVGPDDFILSDAENHASIIEGCRLSKATVVTYRHNDMLDLRAKLKTIPADKGRLIVTDGVFSMTGEIVDLPGLVEVKKDFPDVRLFLDDAHGLGVLGPKGEGTANYFGLTDEVDLIMGTFSKSFASIGGFLAGNPDVIDYVRHKARSFMFSAAMPPSAVATVLACLEILEKEPQRLEGLKKNIQYILKGFEEIGLAFIPSQTPIISVFVGDEGKAFKLVQDLFQSGVFATPVVFPAVPFGQAIIRTSYMATHTKEELDLVLETFAKLGPRYGILKDQIEIPKELTHQGETYSFAALNT
- a CDS encoding N-acetyltransferase — translated: MSSIQIKRVDNKKDLKTFIRFPHSIYRNDPHWVSPLEFERHQFFDRKKNPFFRHGEAQLFLALKNEEVVGRISAQLHPSHLERHKDESGFFGFFESINDKETAEALVNAAEEWLGARGLKKIRGPFNFTMYDNETGILIDGYESPPYIMMGHNPPYYVPLLESVGFKKATDTFAWHYKIGEIPSPAFQLAEATRQYPGLTFRSIDMKNFDRDLHTMITLFNEAWAQNWGFVPATEEEIHYIAKSMKPIVDPEMAFFAFVNDDPAAFSICLPNINEAIHDLRGKLFPFGWAKLLWRLKRRLKSVRLCLMGIRKPYRGSALGALSVLMNVEMHRRGILRGYKTAELGWTLEDNERINMGIEFMGGKKYKTYRIYEKEI
- a CDS encoding NAD-dependent epimerase/dehydratase family protein, which gives rise to MKAFVTGASGFLGSHLVDALLQKGHEVTCLVRPTSDLRWLKNKKIRLVHGDLLPDNAGLKEGLRNTDWCFHIAGLVSSADPRQYFQVNSGGTRLCLDACLKVAPQLQRFVLISSMAAIGPSANGSLLDETSSPHPISLYGQSKLEGERIALSYKIRLPLTVLRPPAIYGARDVMLYPVFKMAKKGYFIYPAGKPQSICMAYVEDVVRACLWGAQSEKAKGEVYFIADDDLYQWQDVADTLAHIFYRKISKIPVPKIILWPIAAVEEARAKCFHQSPRIHRGHVKQFFSSWGISIEKIKQAGFVPRFNLEAGMEATVAGYRQLGWL
- a CDS encoding sulfurtransferase, which gives rise to MLTDAHWLAQYLNKPDLRIIDCRYVLGKPSAGKALYLEGHIPGAIHLDVDHDLSGKQGPGRHPLPKAIDFSTTMSNAGVDQDTTVIAYDDMGGAWSARLWWLLRYFGHEKVFILNGGWLKWIAENNEVTKVVPHFKPRSFKAVPHTDWIVSKEEVQRNLENKDCLLLDARAPERYRGEIHQRASARYSVGLHERNLPSEQSEREGEAPPALPVEGALPAPIIEPLDQQAGHIPGAKNAPFAENVTQPNKEFKSLEELKEKFKTLGACQAKEIICYCGSGVTACNNIFALKMIGKDAKLYEGSWSDWSADPNLPVERP